TTTCCCTTCAAATCATGAGGTCAATTACCCTTGCATAAGCGGATCTCAGATATCCAACTGCCCACATTTGACATCCAACCAACTTCGGGATTCTCCCGATTCTGTCTGCTcgtagaaaaaaaaaaaacttcGCTATCGCGCACTGATTTCTGGGACATGTCCTATTATGGCGGGCGTGGCTATCCCGTGTCCGCCAACTTTGTCAGGCTATAGGGTGCATTTTTTTAGAACTATAAAAGATAAGGACCCTACTCAAGTGAAAACCATCAACAAACAATAATGGTTTCAATTCCTTGCGATCTCTGCCTATTCGATCTTGATGGCACGTTGGTACTCAGTACCAAGGCTATTGAGAAGGGATGGGAATCAGTCTTCAGTGAATACAATGTCAACTATAATATGGAAGAATTTCTGCAAAACAACCATGGTGTACGAACGGGTGACTCGTTTGACCGTTGGTTACCACAGATAGATAACACAAATTCGAAGGCAGGAGATGAGTTCGAAAAGCGCATTTCCATCGAGTATGCAGATCTCGCAGAACCCGTGCCTGGCGCACCACAGCTTTTGAATTCCATACCCAAGGACCATTGGTTAGTCGTTACTTCAGGAACTCCACTCTTGGCCAATGGTTGGTTTTCCAAGGTATTAGCAAAATTTGGCGTCACAAAACCTGAGATCTTCGTCACTGGTCAGTCCGTTTCAAACGGAAAGCCTCATCCAGAGCCCTACCTCAAAGGATTGGCTCTTTGGACTGAGAAATACGGAAAGAAACC
This window of the Komagataella phaffii GS115 chromosome 2, complete sequence genome carries:
- a CDS encoding 2-deoxyglucose-6-phosphate phosphatase, similar to Dog2p, member of a family of low molecular weight, whose product is MVSIPCDLCLFDLDGTLVLSTKAIEKGWESVFSEYNVNYNMEEFLQNNHGVRTGDSFDRWLPQIDNTNSKAGDEFEKRISIEYADLAEPVPGAPQLLNSIPKDHWLVVTSGTPLLANGWFSKVLAKFGVTKPEIFVTGQSVSNGKPHPEPYLKGLALWTEKYGKKPAHPIVFEDAPNGIKAGTASGCTVIGIASSFGKEVLQAAGATYVVQDLSHVKFHDNTLDIDNL